In Gammaproteobacteria bacterium, the following proteins share a genomic window:
- a CDS encoding MFS transporter produces the protein MSGLNSKEKKAAVSVAILISLRMYGLFLIMPVFSVYAKEMPGTSPLLIGLALGIYGLTQALLQIPLGLASDFFGRKKVLTIGLLLFITGSIIAALADNIHLIILGRAIQGMGAIASTGMALIADVSRAEQRTKMMAMVGMSIGMAFILAFITGPILSAWFGLKGLFWITAILASLALIQLHLFIEEPANKVRKSFSFKEMSHSLKDLKLVSLDTGVFVIHAVMTAVFVVLPLILVEKLDFPTAQHWKIYLPVLLVSILIFVPMIILHEKKKKYFTVISLALIGLAISQLMFAVLAPAIFTISIILVFYFAFFNFLEASMPSLLSRIAGEKYRGAAMGAYSTSQFLGAFIGSWIAGGLMSGGYNSVFIVTALLILLNSVFIALMSKKIQNLP, from the coding sequence ATGAGCGGCTTAAATTCAAAAGAAAAGAAAGCAGCGGTGTCTGTTGCTATTCTGATTTCATTGCGAATGTACGGCTTGTTTTTAATTATGCCGGTGTTTTCCGTATATGCGAAAGAAATGCCGGGAACATCTCCATTGCTGATTGGTTTAGCTTTGGGAATTTACGGACTGACCCAAGCGTTGTTGCAAATTCCCTTAGGTCTGGCTTCAGATTTCTTCGGTCGTAAAAAAGTACTGACGATAGGATTGCTGCTTTTTATTACAGGAAGCATCATTGCTGCTCTTGCGGATAATATTCATCTAATCATTTTAGGCAGAGCCATTCAAGGCATGGGCGCAATTGCTTCCACAGGCATGGCATTGATTGCAGATGTTTCCAGAGCCGAACAACGTACCAAAATGATGGCAATGGTTGGAATGAGCATTGGCATGGCTTTTATTCTGGCGTTTATCACAGGACCGATCTTATCAGCCTGGTTTGGTTTAAAAGGTTTATTCTGGATAACCGCCATTCTTGCTAGTTTGGCTTTGATTCAATTGCATTTATTTATTGAAGAACCTGCCAACAAAGTCAGAAAATCATTTAGCTTTAAAGAGATGAGTCATTCACTAAAGGATTTGAAATTGGTGTCTTTAGACACAGGGGTGTTTGTCATTCATGCTGTTATGACGGCCGTCTTTGTGGTTTTACCTTTAATTCTGGTTGAAAAACTCGATTTCCCGACTGCTCAACATTGGAAAATTTATTTACCGGTACTTTTAGTTTCAATATTAATATTTGTACCGATGATAATATTGCATGAAAAGAAGAAAAAATACTTTACCGTGATTTCTTTAGCATTAATAGGGTTGGCTATTTCACAATTGATGTTTGCTGTTCTAGCACCAGCAATTTTCACAATCTCCATAATTCTGGTGTTCTATTTTGCTTTTTTTAACTTTCTGGAAGCCTCAATGCCGTCTTTACTTTCCCGAATTGCGGGAGAAAAGTATCGTGGAGCGGCAATGGGTGCATATTCCACATCCCAGTTTTTGGGAGCTTTTATCGGCTCATGGATTGCCGGAGGTTTAATGTCCGGTGGTTACAATTCAGTTTTTATTGTTACAGCCTTGTTAATACTTCTGAATTCGGTATTTATCGCCTTAATGTCGAAAAAAATTCAAAACCTGCCATAA